In Mus caroli chromosome 19, CAROLI_EIJ_v1.1, whole genome shotgun sequence, a genomic segment contains:
- the Mrpl21 gene encoding 39S ribosomal protein L21, mitochondrial isoform X1, with product MAAAIAVSALPGAFGRLVSVCSRSILASQGSGPASLWSASRRFNSQSASYPQGYVPKTSLSSPPWQEVVLPDPVEETRHHAEVVKKVNELIATGQYGRLFAVVHFASHQWKVTAEDLILIENELDIKCGERIRLEKVLLVGADNFTLLGKPLLRKDLVRVEATVIEKTESWPKINMKFRKRKNFRKKKNDGFRETVLPRRGLVLEIQEHKVMVNANGWQHLTTLS from the exons ATGGCTGCTGCCATAGCGGTCTCGGCATTGCCGGGCGCCTTCGGGCGCCTGGTGTCTGTGTGTAGCCGTAGCATCTTGGCATCCCAGGGATCTGGACCAG CCTCCCTCTGGTCTGCTTCTCGAAGGTTCAATTCACAGAGCGCTTCATATCCACAAGG ATACGTTCCTAAGACCTCCCTGAGTTCACCACCCTGGCAAGAAGTGGTTCTGCCGGACCCTGTTGAAGAGACTAGACACCATGCGG AGGTTGTGAAGAAGGTGAATGAGCTGATCGCCACAGGCCAGTATGGCCGGCTCTTTGCTGTCGTGCACTTTGCCAGCCACCAATGGAAGGTGACTGCAGAGGACCTGATTCTAATTGAAAATGAGTTGGATATCAAGTGTGGAGAGAGGATTCGGCTGGAAAAG GTCCTGCTGGTTGGGGCAGACAACTTCACACTCCTGGGCAAGCCACTCCTCCG AAAGGATCTTGTACGAGTTGAAGCCACAGTCATTGAAAAGACAGAATCATGGCCCAAAATCAACATGAAatttaggaaaaggaaaaacttcaggaagaaaaaaa atGATGGCTTCAGGGAGACTGTTCTCCCGAGGAGGGGGTTGGTCCTGGAGATCCAAGAGCACAAGGTGATGGTGAATGCTAATGGCTGGCAGCATCTTACCACATTGTCTTAG
- the Mrpl21 gene encoding 39S ribosomal protein L21, mitochondrial isoform X2, translated as MAAAIAVSALPGAFGRLVSVCSRSILASQGSGPASLWSASRRFNSQSASYPQGYVPKTSLSSPPWQEVVLPDPVEETRHHAEVVKKVNELIATGQYGRLFAVVHFASHQWKVTAEDLILIENELDIKCGERIRLEKVLLVGADNFTLLGKPLLRKDLVRVEATVIEKTESWPKINMKFRKRKNFRKKKNTDPSGYLCLSVCQREQFSEVGPTLHLI; from the exons ATGGCTGCTGCCATAGCGGTCTCGGCATTGCCGGGCGCCTTCGGGCGCCTGGTGTCTGTGTGTAGCCGTAGCATCTTGGCATCCCAGGGATCTGGACCAG CCTCCCTCTGGTCTGCTTCTCGAAGGTTCAATTCACAGAGCGCTTCATATCCACAAGG ATACGTTCCTAAGACCTCCCTGAGTTCACCACCCTGGCAAGAAGTGGTTCTGCCGGACCCTGTTGAAGAGACTAGACACCATGCGG AGGTTGTGAAGAAGGTGAATGAGCTGATCGCCACAGGCCAGTATGGCCGGCTCTTTGCTGTCGTGCACTTTGCCAGCCACCAATGGAAGGTGACTGCAGAGGACCTGATTCTAATTGAAAATGAGTTGGATATCAAGTGTGGAGAGAGGATTCGGCTGGAAAAG GTCCTGCTGGTTGGGGCAGACAACTTCACACTCCTGGGCAAGCCACTCCTCCG AAAGGATCTTGTACGAGTTGAAGCCACAGTCATTGAAAAGACAGAATCATGGCCCAAAATCAACATGAAatttaggaaaaggaaaaacttcaggaagaaaaaaa ACACAGACCCCTCTGGGTATTTATGCCTCAGTGTATGCCAAAGAGAGCAATTCTCAGAAGTTGGGCCTACTTTGCACCTCATTTAA
- the Mrpl21 gene encoding 39S ribosomal protein L21, mitochondrial isoform X3, which translates to MAAAIAVSALPGAFGRLVSVCSRSILASQGSGPASLWSASRRFNSQSASYPQGYVPKTSLSSPPWQEVVLPDPVEETRHHAEVVKKVNELIATGQYGRLFAVVHFASHQWKVTAEDLILIENELDIKCGERIRLEKVLLVGADNFTLLGKPLLRKDLVRVEATVIEKTESWPKINMKFRKRKNFRKKKIIVNPQTILRINTIEIAPRLL; encoded by the exons ATGGCTGCTGCCATAGCGGTCTCGGCATTGCCGGGCGCCTTCGGGCGCCTGGTGTCTGTGTGTAGCCGTAGCATCTTGGCATCCCAGGGATCTGGACCAG CCTCCCTCTGGTCTGCTTCTCGAAGGTTCAATTCACAGAGCGCTTCATATCCACAAGG ATACGTTCCTAAGACCTCCCTGAGTTCACCACCCTGGCAAGAAGTGGTTCTGCCGGACCCTGTTGAAGAGACTAGACACCATGCGG AGGTTGTGAAGAAGGTGAATGAGCTGATCGCCACAGGCCAGTATGGCCGGCTCTTTGCTGTCGTGCACTTTGCCAGCCACCAATGGAAGGTGACTGCAGAGGACCTGATTCTAATTGAAAATGAGTTGGATATCAAGTGTGGAGAGAGGATTCGGCTGGAAAAG GTCCTGCTGGTTGGGGCAGACAACTTCACACTCCTGGGCAAGCCACTCCTCCG AAAGGATCTTGTACGAGTTGAAGCCACAGTCATTGAAAAGACAGAATCATGGCCCAAAATCAACATGAAatttaggaaaaggaaaaacttcaggaagaaaaaaa TCATTGTGAACCCCCAGACCATCCTCCGCATTAACACCATTGAGATTGCACCTCGTTTGCTGTGA